Proteins co-encoded in one Prevotella sp. E13-27 genomic window:
- a CDS encoding pyridoxal phosphate-dependent aminotransferase, protein MKQLLQISQRGVEMPASPIRKLAPLAYAAEDRGVKIYRLNIGQPDLPTPQKALDVLKHINRKTLEYSPSQGYRSLRKALVNYYERYQIKLDADEIIITSGGSEAVLFAFMSCLNPGDEIIVPEPAYANYMSFAVSAGAVIRTVVTTIEEGFCLPKVEKFEELINERTKAILICNPNNPTGYLYTQKEMNQIRDLVKRYNLYLFSDEVYREFIYTGSPYISAMHLEGIEQNVVLIDSVSKRYSECGIRIGALITKNEQVRKTVMKFCQARLSPPLIGQIVAEASIEGTEQYSREMYDEYVERRKCLIDGVNRIPGCYTPVPMGAFYTVAQLPVDDTEKFCAWCLSEFCWKDDKTPDGKVGETIMMAPAAGFYSTPGMGMNQVRLAYVLNKKDIQRALFLLGKALERYKVVEK, encoded by the coding sequence ATGAAACAACTATTACAGATCTCTCAACGAGGAGTTGAGATGCCCGCTTCTCCTATCAGAAAGTTAGCACCTTTAGCATACGCAGCGGAAGATAGAGGCGTGAAGATATACAGGTTGAACATTGGTCAGCCGGACTTGCCCACGCCTCAAAAGGCATTAGATGTACTTAAGCATATCAACAGAAAGACGCTTGAATATAGCCCATCACAGGGTTATCGCTCATTGCGAAAAGCTTTGGTAAACTACTATGAGCGTTACCAGATAAAACTGGATGCAGATGAGATTATCATTACCAGTGGTGGCAGTGAGGCCGTGTTGTTTGCTTTCATGAGTTGTTTGAACCCTGGTGATGAGATTATTGTGCCGGAACCCGCATACGCCAATTACATGTCGTTTGCAGTTTCTGCGGGTGCGGTCATCAGAACGGTGGTCACTACTATTGAGGAAGGTTTCTGCCTGCCTAAGGTTGAGAAGTTTGAGGAGCTTATCAATGAGCGGACAAAAGCCATTCTGATATGCAATCCCAACAACCCCACGGGGTATCTCTATACGCAAAAGGAAATGAACCAGATTCGGGATCTAGTGAAGAGGTATAACTTGTACTTGTTCTCGGACGAGGTATATCGTGAGTTTATCTATACGGGTTCACCTTATATTTCCGCTATGCATTTAGAAGGCATAGAGCAGAATGTGGTTTTGATTGACTCTGTATCAAAACGTTATTCTGAATGTGGCATTCGTATTGGGGCTTTGATAACTAAAAATGAGCAGGTAAGGAAGACTGTGATGAAGTTTTGTCAGGCTCGTTTGTCACCTCCTTTGATTGGTCAAATAGTAGCAGAAGCTTCGATTGAGGGTACCGAGCAGTATTCTCGTGAGATGTATGATGAATATGTAGAGCGCAGGAAATGCTTGATTGATGGCGTGAATCGTATTCCAGGCTGTTATACCCCCGTTCCTATGGGCGCATTCTACACAGTCGCTCAGTTGCCTGTAGATGATACGGAGAAATTCTGCGCTTGGTGTTTGAGTGAATTTTGTTGGAAAGATGATAAGACTCCTGACGGGAAGGTTGGAGAAACTATTATGATGGCACCGGCTGCAGGTTTCTATTCTACTCCTGGTATGGGAATGAATCAGGTTCGCCTGGCTTACGTTCTGAATAAGAAAGATATACAGAGGGCTTTGTTCTTGTTGGGGAAGGCTCTGGAACGGTATAAGGTGGTAGAAAAGTGA
- a CDS encoding PIN domain-containing protein — MKVFIDTNVILEYFMHREKFEVAEKLLKELRNEHAQMFMSVGAFYTIHFIILKYLHKEHVTVGQVHRHFVSKNIDFFEI; from the coding sequence ATGAAGGTATTTATCGACACCAATGTCATCCTGGAGTACTTCATGCACCGCGAGAAGTTTGAAGTGGCCGAAAAGTTGTTGAAAGAACTCCGCAACGAGCATGCGCAGATGTTCATGTCGGTGGGAGCCTTCTATACCATACATTTCATCATCCTGAAGTACCTGCATAAAGAGCATGTGACAGTGGGACAGGTTCATCGTCACTTCGTGAGCAAAAACATCGATTTCTTCGAAATCTAA